From the Candidatus Poribacteria bacterium genome, the window GATGCGCATATATTCGTACATCGAAGCGTTCATACCACGCCTTTCCGAGTCGTGGGACGTCCCGCCCGCGATGGCTACTTCTTCACCCACGCGTGCTGCGGGTCGTCGTACGGAATGAGCTTGCGTCGGTCGCCGGCGAGCATCCACAAGTAGTACAACTCGTACCCGGGAGCCGCCGCGACGGGGTG encodes:
- a CDS encoding 5-deoxy-glucuronate isomerase produces the protein HPVAAAPGYELYYLWMLAGDRRKLIPYDDPQHAWVKK